A portion of the Achromobacter sp. MFA1 R4 genome contains these proteins:
- a CDS encoding sensor histidine kinase KdpD yields the protein MADIADERPDPDALLKTLDAAERQAVRGKLRVYFGASAGVGKTYAMLAAARAQAAQGVDVLAGIVETHGRRETATLLEGLPVLPLKDVAYRGHVLKEFDLDGALRRRPALVLVDELAHSNAPGSRHAKRWQDIQELLAAGIDVWTTLNVQHLDSLNEAVGSITGVRVWETVPDDVFDAADEVMLVDLSADELLRRLKEGKVYLPEQARHAASNFFRKGNLIALRELALRRTAEHVDDDVQAYRRDRAIEPVWRTREAIVACIGPDADAEYVIRSAHRMSQQLDCDLHVVTIDTPRAAPPAPAEIERLQHSLALADSLGARSETLAGGDMVDAVVRYVRRHNITKAIVGRTRAGGLQRLRPSLSALLTAVMSPGWLWRRHSFADMLAAGCPEIDIIRLGAPPIPARAPAGRDPLAGGRRAGPADDERGTRPLAGYAWALSYCVAATALSALAFPALHQTNIVMLFLLAVVAVALRHGRGPAALASVVSVGLFDFFFVQPLSSFAVSDVQYLLTFAVLLGVGLLIGQLTAGLRLQAQASVKREADARSLYEFARELSSALLPEQIVALAGSFVHATFGSRCALYILGLDDRLRLAPPVDGEMPAPASALAQWVHDHGQPAGAGTTTLSNTDLLYMPLKAPMRTRGVLVLAAPRRSLYTHPDTRRQIEAYATLIAIALERLHYVEVAQQALVSMESEKLRNSLLAAVSHDLRTPLTSLVGMTDTLMRQQAELPAGVLDTVRAMRDQAQRMHALVANLLDMARLQSRDAPLRLEWQSIEELVGAALAAMREPLAGHRIEVDTLSALPLVECDGVLIERVLCNLLENAAKYTPAGSTLRIHASVHEAEMHVAIADNGPGVAPGAERRIFEKFTRGERESATPGVGLGLAVCEAIVAAHHGRIWVEHAPGQASGAQFVFSLPLGTPPDIKPETA from the coding sequence ATGGCTGACATTGCTGACGAGCGTCCCGACCCGGACGCGCTCTTGAAAACCCTGGACGCCGCCGAGCGGCAGGCCGTGCGCGGCAAGCTGCGCGTGTACTTCGGGGCGTCGGCCGGGGTGGGCAAGACCTACGCCATGCTGGCGGCCGCGCGCGCCCAGGCCGCGCAGGGCGTGGACGTGCTGGCCGGCATCGTTGAAACGCACGGCCGCCGCGAGACCGCGACGCTGCTGGAAGGCCTGCCGGTCCTGCCGCTCAAGGACGTGGCCTACCGGGGCCACGTGCTCAAGGAATTCGACCTGGACGGCGCCCTGCGGCGCCGCCCCGCCCTCGTGCTGGTGGACGAACTGGCCCACTCCAATGCGCCGGGCTCGCGCCACGCCAAGCGCTGGCAGGACATCCAGGAACTGCTCGCGGCCGGGATCGACGTCTGGACGACGCTGAATGTGCAGCACCTGGACAGCCTGAACGAAGCCGTCGGCAGCATTACCGGCGTCCGGGTCTGGGAAACCGTGCCCGACGACGTGTTCGACGCGGCCGACGAGGTCATGCTGGTCGACCTGTCGGCCGATGAACTGCTGCGCCGCCTGAAGGAAGGCAAGGTCTACCTGCCCGAACAGGCCCGCCACGCCGCCAGCAATTTCTTCCGCAAGGGCAACCTGATCGCGCTGCGCGAACTGGCGCTGCGGCGCACGGCCGAACACGTGGACGATGACGTGCAGGCCTACCGCCGCGACCGCGCCATCGAGCCGGTGTGGCGCACGCGCGAGGCCATCGTGGCCTGCATCGGGCCAGACGCCGACGCCGAATACGTGATCCGCAGCGCCCATCGCATGAGCCAGCAGCTCGATTGCGATCTGCACGTCGTCACCATCGACACGCCACGCGCCGCGCCGCCCGCGCCGGCCGAAATCGAGCGGCTGCAGCACAGCCTGGCGCTGGCCGATTCCCTGGGCGCGCGCTCCGAGACGCTGGCCGGCGGCGACATGGTCGACGCGGTGGTCCGCTATGTCCGCCGCCACAACATCACCAAAGCGATCGTCGGCCGCACGCGCGCGGGCGGGCTGCAGCGCCTGCGGCCGTCGCTGTCGGCGTTGCTGACCGCCGTCATGTCCCCCGGCTGGCTGTGGCGGCGCCACAGCTTTGCCGACATGCTGGCCGCGGGCTGCCCGGAAATCGACATCATCCGGCTGGGCGCGCCCCCCATTCCCGCGCGTGCGCCCGCCGGCCGCGATCCGCTCGCAGGCGGCCGCCGCGCCGGGCCGGCCGACGACGAGCGCGGGACGCGTCCGCTGGCGGGCTATGCCTGGGCGCTCAGCTATTGCGTCGCGGCCACGGCCCTGTCCGCACTGGCGTTTCCGGCCCTGCACCAGACGAACATCGTCATGCTCTTTCTGCTGGCGGTGGTGGCGGTCGCGCTGCGCCATGGCCGGGGGCCGGCCGCGCTTGCCTCCGTCGTCAGCGTGGGCCTGTTCGACTTTTTCTTCGTGCAGCCCCTGTCGTCATTCGCCGTGTCCGACGTGCAATACCTGCTGACCTTCGCCGTGCTGCTGGGCGTGGGGCTGCTGATCGGCCAGCTTACCGCCGGCCTGCGGCTGCAGGCGCAGGCCTCGGTCAAGCGCGAGGCCGATGCGCGCAGCCTGTACGAATTTGCGCGCGAACTCTCGTCCGCCCTGCTGCCCGAGCAGATCGTGGCGCTGGCCGGCTCCTTCGTGCATGCCACGTTCGGCTCGCGCTGCGCGCTCTACATCCTGGGCCTGGACGACCGCCTGCGGCTGGCGCCGCCCGTCGATGGCGAGATGCCGGCGCCGGCGTCCGCGCTGGCGCAGTGGGTCCACGACCACGGCCAGCCGGCGGGCGCGGGCACCACCACGCTGTCCAACACCGACCTGCTGTACATGCCGCTCAAGGCGCCCATGCGCACACGGGGCGTGCTGGTGCTGGCCGCGCCGCGCCGCAGCCTCTATACGCACCCCGACACGCGCCGGCAGATCGAGGCCTACGCCACCCTCATCGCCATCGCGCTCGAACGCCTGCACTACGTCGAGGTGGCGCAGCAGGCCCTGGTCAGCATGGAGTCCGAAAAACTGCGCAATTCGCTGCTGGCCGCGGTGTCGCACGACCTGCGCACGCCGCTGACCAGCCTGGTGGGCATGACCGATACGCTGATGCGCCAGCAAGCCGAACTGCCCGCGGGCGTGCTGGACACGGTGCGCGCCATGCGCGACCAGGCCCAGCGCATGCACGCGCTGGTGGCCAACCTGCTGGACATGGCGCGGCTGCAAAGCCGCGACGCGCCGCTGCGCCTGGAATGGCAGTCCATCGAAGAACTGGTCGGCGCCGCGCTGGCCGCCATGCGCGAACCGCTGGCGGGCCACCGGATCGAGGTCGACACCCTGTCGGCACTGCCGCTGGTGGAGTGCGACGGCGTCCTGATCGAGCGCGTGCTGTGCAATCTGCTGGAGAACGCGGCCAAATACACCCCCGCCGGCAGCACCCTGCGCATCCACGCGTCGGTCCACGAAGCCGAGATGCACGTCGCCATCGCCGACAACGGCCCCGGCGTCGCGCCGGGCGCCGAGCGCCGCATCTTCGAGAAATTCACCCGCGGAGAACGCGAATCCGCCACGCCCGGCGTCGGACTGGGACTGGCCGTGTGCGAAGCCATCGTCGCCGCCCATCACGGCCGTATCTGGGTGGAGCACGCGCCGGGGCAAGCCAGCGGCGCGCAGTTCGTCTTCAGCCTGCCGCTGGGCACGCCGCCCGACATCAAACCCGAAACCGCCTGA
- a CDS encoding DUF1841 family protein gives MFNPSRDQVREFFIETWRKHRASEVLTPLEAIALDWIIEHPEYHADLESPEAMATEYAVEKGRTNPFLHLSMHLAIAEQLSIDHPPGIRQAYQQLTARSDAHHAAHEIMECLGQVVWEAQRLGTPLDSDTYIDLIRRRASL, from the coding sequence ATGTTCAATCCCTCCCGCGACCAAGTCCGCGAATTCTTTATCGAAACCTGGCGCAAGCATCGCGCCAGCGAGGTGCTGACCCCGCTCGAGGCCATCGCGCTGGACTGGATCATCGAACACCCGGAATACCACGCCGACCTCGAAAGCCCGGAAGCCATGGCCACCGAATACGCCGTGGAAAAAGGCCGGACCAATCCTTTCCTGCACCTGTCCATGCACCTGGCCATCGCGGAACAGTTGTCGATCGACCATCCGCCCGGCATCCGCCAGGCCTACCAGCAGCTCACCGCGCGCTCGGACGCGCACCACGCCGCCCATGAAATCATGGAATGCCTGGGGCAGGTGGTCTGGGAGGCGCAACGCCTGGGCACGCCGCTGGACAGCGACACCTACATCGATCTGATTCGCCGCCGCGCCAGTCTCTGA
- a CDS encoding methyl-accepting chemotaxis protein → MSRSSLRRELLWFVFAIGAAVLALGVWDAWQRRAEMVDDRKAALRHVLDLAAGIVRDGKQRVREGVPLTEAKRDAARQLSQMRYGEDGYVGAFGDDYALLIHPDAKLVGTNVRGIRDGEGQPLFENLYAQGKAGGGYVRYLFPRPGADDALPKITYAAYDPDWGWLMFTGLYVDDVDAAFYGTLWRQGSVTLGLLALVLAAALRFFSTHILRPLDEAVAVCERVANGDLSSAISRHHRGEIGQLFDAMARMQQRLDTAVRSIVHSTASIAAASRQIAAGSMDLSDRTEKQAAALEQTAASVEEITATARQSAEHVREVSALAGEAARLAQQGSDETQHAIDAMREISRSSQRIDEIIRLIDEIAFQTNILALNAAVEAARAGEQGRGFAVVAGEVRALAQRSATAAKEIKTLIEASSDSVTRGSQRVEQASATMGSVLESAATSAPLMREIATASGEQSVGIEQINLTVTHLDGATQQNAALVQEFAASAATLHDQAGDLARAVSIFRLSAAG, encoded by the coding sequence ATGAGTCGTTCCAGCTTGCGTAGGGAATTGTTGTGGTTCGTGTTTGCCATCGGCGCCGCCGTCCTGGCGCTGGGCGTATGGGACGCCTGGCAGCGCCGCGCCGAGATGGTGGATGACCGCAAGGCGGCGTTGCGCCACGTGCTGGATCTGGCGGCGGGCATCGTGCGCGACGGCAAGCAGCGGGTGCGGGAGGGCGTGCCCCTGACCGAGGCCAAGCGCGATGCCGCGCGCCAGCTGTCGCAGATGCGATATGGCGAGGACGGGTACGTGGGCGCCTTTGGCGACGACTACGCGCTGCTGATCCATCCCGACGCCAAACTGGTAGGCACCAACGTGCGGGGAATCCGGGACGGCGAAGGCCAGCCGCTCTTCGAAAACCTGTATGCGCAGGGCAAGGCGGGCGGGGGCTACGTGCGCTACCTGTTCCCGCGCCCCGGCGCCGACGACGCGCTGCCCAAGATCACCTACGCGGCCTACGACCCGGACTGGGGCTGGCTGATGTTCACGGGCCTGTATGTGGACGACGTCGACGCGGCCTTCTACGGCACGCTCTGGCGGCAGGGCAGCGTGACGCTGGGCCTGCTGGCGCTGGTGCTGGCGGCGGCGCTGCGCTTTTTCAGCACGCACATCCTGCGGCCGCTGGACGAAGCGGTGGCGGTGTGCGAGCGCGTGGCCAACGGCGATCTGTCCAGCGCCATCTCGCGCCATCACCGGGGCGAGATCGGCCAGTTGTTCGACGCGATGGCGCGCATGCAGCAACGCCTGGACACGGCGGTGCGCAGCATCGTGCATTCCACCGCGTCGATCGCGGCCGCTTCCCGCCAGATCGCCGCAGGCAGCATGGACTTGTCCGATCGCACGGAAAAGCAGGCGGCCGCCCTGGAACAGACGGCGGCCAGCGTGGAAGAAATCACCGCGACCGCGCGGCAGAGCGCCGAGCACGTGCGCGAGGTCAGTGCGCTGGCCGGCGAGGCGGCCCGGCTGGCGCAACAGGGCAGCGACGAGACGCAGCACGCCATCGATGCCATGCGCGAGATATCGCGCAGTTCGCAGCGTATCGACGAGATCATCCGGTTGATCGATGAGATCGCATTCCAGACGAATATCCTGGCGCTGAACGCCGCCGTCGAAGCGGCGCGGGCCGGCGAGCAGGGGCGCGGGTTTGCGGTGGTGGCGGGCGAGGTGCGGGCGCTGGCGCAGCGTTCGGCCACGGCGGCCAAGGAGATCAAGACGCTGATCGAAGCGTCGTCCGACTCCGTGACGCGGGGCAGCCAGCGGGTGGAGCAGGCGAGCGCCACGATGGGCAGCGTGCTGGAATCGGCCGCCACCAGCGCGCCGCTGATGCGCGAGATCGCCACGGCGTCCGGCGAACAGAGCGTGGGGATCGAGCAGATCAACCTCACCGTGACGCACCTGGACGGCGCGACCCAGCAGAACGCGGCGCTGGTGCAGGAGTTTGCCGCCTCGGCGGCCACGCTGCACGACCAGGCGGGAGACCTGGCGCGCGCCGTGTCGATCTTCAGGCTGTCTGCAGCCGGCTGA
- a CDS encoding 4-hydroxy-tetrahydrodipicolinate synthase: protein MDMPAKPVFEGIWLPMVTPMRGGHVDLDAAQALARYYRNAGMAGLVLFGSTGEGNLVGTPEKIDMIEAIASDAHALPLVLGVGGVDTRGVAAAVRRLDRYAPAGYLVPPPYYLGPSQAGIAWHYRQIAWATERPIILYNIPKRAGVAMTVETMEALAAMPNFGAVKECNPSVLAALNARGRLDALCGEDLALLDHFLAGGRGAIPAAAHLYPERFVEIMHLARDGQAHAARERFEPLVPLIRLLFSEPNPAPIKRALAMQGLIADELRMPMTPASRELGSRLQRAMKRMPDPVSRLQTA from the coding sequence ATGGACATGCCCGCCAAACCCGTGTTCGAGGGCATCTGGCTGCCCATGGTGACGCCGATGCGCGGCGGCCATGTGGACCTGGACGCCGCGCAGGCGCTGGCCCGCTACTACCGCAATGCCGGCATGGCCGGCCTCGTCCTCTTCGGTTCCACCGGCGAGGGCAACCTGGTCGGCACGCCGGAAAAGATCGACATGATCGAAGCCATTGCCAGCGACGCGCATGCGCTGCCCCTGGTCCTGGGCGTGGGCGGCGTCGACACGCGCGGCGTGGCGGCGGCGGTGCGCCGGCTGGACCGGTACGCGCCCGCCGGCTACCTGGTGCCGCCGCCGTATTACCTGGGACCCTCGCAAGCCGGCATCGCATGGCATTACCGCCAGATCGCCTGGGCCACCGAGCGCCCCATCATTCTCTACAACATTCCCAAGCGCGCGGGCGTCGCCATGACGGTCGAGACCATGGAGGCGCTGGCCGCGATGCCGAACTTCGGCGCCGTGAAGGAATGCAACCCGTCGGTGCTGGCCGCGCTGAACGCGCGCGGCAGGCTGGATGCGCTGTGCGGCGAAGACCTGGCCCTGCTGGACCACTTCCTGGCGGGCGGCCGGGGCGCCATACCGGCGGCCGCGCATCTGTATCCCGAGCGCTTCGTCGAGATCATGCACCTTGCGCGCGATGGCCAGGCCCACGCCGCGCGGGAACGGTTCGAACCGCTGGTTCCCCTGATCCGCCTGCTGTTCAGCGAACCCAACCCCGCGCCGATCAAGCGCGCGCTCGCCATGCAGGGCCTCATCGCCGACGAATTGCGCATGCCCATGACGCCCGCCAGCCGCGAGCTGGGCTCGCGGCTGCAACGCGCGATGAAGCGGATGCCGGATCCGGTCAGCCGGCTGCAGACAGCCTGA
- a CDS encoding TorF family putative porin has product MSRNTLAALALLAIVPTVHASDAPPAVDTASRYTLSANVTLASQYRYRGLMQTNNQPAIQGGFDLAHASGFYIGNWNSSISWLDDSNSDVSAPVEMDFYGGYKGNLVEGVPVDLGVLQYYYPGDFPSGYTNPDTTELYAGIGYGPMSFKYSIALTNLFGFADSKYSQYFDLSGNFDTGLWGLTVNAHVGRQIVRNVDNGSYTDWKLGLTKDFGDGLSVSLAYLDTNADRAVYTNTRGRDMGRATGLLSVTKTF; this is encoded by the coding sequence ATGTCCCGCAACACCCTCGCCGCGCTGGCGCTGCTTGCCATCGTTCCCACAGTCCACGCCAGCGACGCCCCGCCGGCCGTCGACACCGCATCGCGCTACACGCTGTCGGCCAACGTCACGCTCGCCAGCCAGTACCGCTATCGCGGCCTCATGCAGACCAACAACCAGCCCGCCATCCAGGGGGGCTTCGATCTCGCGCACGCCAGCGGGTTTTACATCGGCAACTGGAACTCCAGCATCAGCTGGCTGGACGACAGCAACAGCGACGTGTCCGCCCCCGTGGAAATGGATTTCTACGGCGGCTACAAGGGCAACCTCGTCGAGGGCGTGCCCGTGGACCTGGGTGTGCTGCAGTACTACTACCCGGGCGACTTTCCGTCCGGCTACACCAACCCCGACACGACCGAACTCTATGCCGGCATCGGCTATGGTCCGATGTCCTTCAAGTACTCCATCGCGCTGACCAACCTGTTCGGCTTTGCCGACAGCAAGTACAGCCAGTATTTCGACCTGTCGGGCAACTTCGACACCGGGCTCTGGGGCCTGACCGTCAATGCCCACGTGGGCCGCCAGATCGTGCGCAACGTGGACAACGGCTCCTACACCGACTGGAAGCTGGGCCTCACGAAGGACTTCGGCGATGGGCTGTCGGTGTCGCTCGCCTATCTGGACACCAATGCCGACCGCGCCGTCTACACCAACACCCGCGGCCGCGACATGGGCCGCGCGACAGGCCTGCTGTCGGTGACCAAGACGTTCTGA
- the kdpE gene encoding two-component system response regulator KdpE yields MFDFQPVVLIIEDDANIRRFVRQALESEGCVVHEADTVKRGLIEAGTRQPDAIVLDLGLPDEDGMTLIRELRGWTEVPVLVLSARSAEADKVAALDAGADDYLAKPFGLSELLARLRVLLRRHARGGAGNAAEIAFGDVRVDFSRRTVERAGQHVHLTAMEYRLLAALLAHRGKVMTHRELLRQVWGPSHVESNHYLRIYMGHLRQKLEADPAQPVFLLTEIGVGYRFAG; encoded by the coding sequence ATGTTCGATTTCCAGCCCGTGGTCCTGATCATCGAAGACGACGCCAACATCCGCCGGTTCGTCCGCCAGGCCCTGGAGAGCGAGGGTTGCGTCGTGCACGAGGCCGACACCGTCAAACGCGGCCTGATCGAGGCCGGGACCCGGCAGCCCGACGCCATCGTGCTGGACCTGGGGCTGCCCGACGAAGACGGCATGACGCTGATCCGCGAGCTGCGCGGCTGGACCGAGGTGCCGGTGCTGGTGCTGTCGGCGCGCAGCGCCGAGGCGGACAAGGTGGCGGCGTTGGACGCGGGCGCCGACGACTATCTGGCCAAGCCCTTCGGCTTGAGCGAGCTGCTGGCGCGCCTGCGCGTCCTGCTGCGCCGCCACGCCCGCGGCGGCGCGGGCAATGCCGCCGAGATCGCGTTTGGCGACGTGCGCGTGGACTTCTCGCGGCGCACCGTCGAGCGCGCGGGCCAGCACGTTCACCTGACCGCCATGGAGTACCGCCTGCTCGCGGCGCTGCTCGCCCATCGCGGCAAGGTCATGACCCATCGCGAGCTGTTGCGGCAGGTCTGGGGGCCGTCCCATGTCGAAAGCAACCACTACCTGCGGATCTACATGGGCCACCTGCGCCAGAAGCTCGAAGCCGACCCCGCGCAGCCGGTGTTCCTGCTGACCGAGATCGGGGTGGGCTACCGCTTCGCGGGCTGA
- a CDS encoding O-antigen ligase has translation MPRMYVTLAAWLVLLMPALALTSPVGGPAVLYLSALIALFAIAANAVKRYEPMDLRALWPMALALLSPLACMLITSSVLGVWSNSELEKLLRFALALPVLWLLLRAPQRLLRHVEWTLLAGALAGSGLLIFTMMTGGRGAVVEVGGRYNAVAFANMVLLFGSMTLLSLGWGPGSRWPRLETGLKLLAAALAVCATWMSETRSSWMLLPILGLVFLLGLRNWRRRHKVYCALAVCVALVASAAAIWNYSSRMQEITHDVQGFATSANRDTSFGIRLQLWHASILMFEKSPIVGIGPSKFREELRVLQGQGIVTQEVVDGFGEPHNDLLAALAGYGLLGLLSMLTLYLLPAAIFFRRLASDDRVIRVGAQMGLLFCLGYCAFSLTEMMFRNMRSVPTYALITVTLIALTTARTQRAGRPGP, from the coding sequence GTGCCCCGAATGTATGTAACCCTGGCCGCCTGGCTGGTGCTTCTGATGCCCGCCCTGGCGTTGACCAGTCCGGTGGGCGGCCCCGCCGTGCTGTACCTGAGCGCGCTGATCGCGCTTTTCGCCATCGCCGCGAATGCGGTCAAGCGCTATGAGCCCATGGACTTGCGGGCGCTATGGCCCATGGCGTTGGCGTTGCTGTCGCCCCTTGCCTGTATGCTGATCACGTCCTCGGTGCTGGGCGTGTGGAGCAATTCCGAACTCGAAAAACTGCTGCGCTTTGCGCTGGCGCTGCCCGTGCTGTGGCTGCTGCTGCGCGCGCCGCAACGGCTGCTGCGCCACGTCGAATGGACCCTGCTCGCGGGGGCGCTGGCGGGGTCCGGGCTTCTGATTTTCACGATGATGACCGGCGGCCGCGGGGCGGTGGTCGAGGTTGGCGGACGCTACAACGCCGTGGCCTTTGCCAACATGGTGCTACTGTTCGGCAGCATGACCCTGCTGTCGCTCGGCTGGGGGCCCGGATCGCGATGGCCGCGCCTCGAGACCGGCCTGAAGCTGCTGGCCGCGGCCCTGGCCGTGTGCGCCACATGGATGTCCGAAACTCGCAGCAGCTGGATGCTGCTGCCCATCCTGGGACTGGTGTTCCTGCTGGGCCTGCGCAATTGGCGGCGGCGCCACAAGGTGTACTGCGCGCTGGCCGTGTGCGTGGCGCTGGTGGCCAGCGCGGCCGCCATCTGGAACTACAGCAGCCGCATGCAGGAGATCACCCACGACGTGCAAGGCTTTGCCACGTCGGCCAATCGCGACACCTCGTTCGGCATCCGGCTGCAACTGTGGCATGCCTCGATCCTGATGTTCGAAAAGAGCCCGATCGTCGGCATCGGCCCCAGCAAGTTCCGCGAAGAGCTGCGCGTGCTGCAGGGGCAGGGCATCGTGACGCAGGAGGTCGTGGATGGATTCGGCGAGCCCCACAATGATCTGCTGGCGGCCCTGGCCGGTTACGGCCTGCTGGGCCTGCTGAGCATGCTGACGCTGTACCTGCTGCCGGCGGCCATCTTCTTCCGGCGCCTGGCCAGCGACGACCGGGTGATCCGTGTGGGGGCGCAGATGGGGCTGCTTTTCTGCCTGGGTTATTGCGCCTTCAGCCTGACCGAGATGATGTTCCGCAACATGCGCAGCGTGCCGACCTACGCGCTGATCACGGTGACGCTGATTGCATTGACCACGGCGCGTACGCAACGTGCCGGCCGCCCCGGGCCGTAG
- a CDS encoding cytochrome c, with product MKLRTSLKYTVSVLATMASCAIAGQAVAADAAPVGNAQNARDKVSMCIGCHGIPGYKATFPELYHVPMIAGQNAKYIETALNEYKKGARSHPTMDAIAGSLSDQDIADLAAYYSNLK from the coding sequence ATGAAGTTGCGAACCTCTCTGAAGTACACGGTTTCCGTGTTGGCCACGATGGCATCCTGTGCGATCGCCGGCCAGGCTGTTGCTGCAGACGCAGCGCCGGTCGGTAATGCCCAGAACGCCCGCGACAAGGTCTCCATGTGCATCGGTTGCCATGGCATTCCGGGCTACAAGGCGACGTTTCCCGAGCTGTACCATGTTCCGATGATTGCTGGCCAGAACGCCAAGTACATCGAAACCGCCCTCAACGAGTACAAGAAAGGCGCGCGCAGCCATCCCACGATGGACGCCATTGCCGGCAGCCTGTCCGACCAGGACATCGCCGACCTGGCCGCGTACTACTCGAATCTCAAATAA
- the icd gene encoding NADP-dependent isocitrate dehydrogenase — MSYQHIKVPAGGQKITVNADFSLNVPDQPIVPFIEGDGTGADITPVMIKVVDAAVQKAYGGKRKIHWMEVYAGEKATKVYGPDVWLPDETLEVVKDYVVSIKGPLTTPVGGGIRSLNVALRQQLDLYVCLRPVAYFKGVPSPVREPEKTNMVIFRENSEDIYAGIEYMAESEQAKELIQFLQTKLGVKKIRFPNTSSIGIKPVSREGTERLVRKAAQYVIDNDRSSLTLVHKGNIMKFTEGGFRDWGYELLQKEFGAQLIDGGPWCKFKNPKTGREVIVKDVIADAFLQQILLRPAEYDVIATLNLNGDYISDALAAQVGGIGIAPGANLSDSVAMFEATHGTAPKYAGKDYVNPGSEILSAEMMLRHMGWTEAADLIISSMEKSIQSKKVTYDFARLLEGATQVSCSGFGQVMIENM, encoded by the coding sequence ATGTCCTACCAACATATCAAGGTTCCCGCCGGCGGCCAGAAAATCACGGTCAACGCCGATTTCTCGCTGAACGTGCCTGACCAGCCCATCGTCCCCTTCATCGAAGGCGATGGCACGGGCGCCGACATCACCCCCGTGATGATCAAGGTCGTCGACGCGGCCGTGCAGAAGGCCTACGGCGGCAAGCGCAAGATCCATTGGATGGAGGTCTACGCCGGCGAAAAGGCCACCAAGGTCTACGGTCCGGACGTGTGGCTGCCCGACGAAACCCTGGAAGTCGTCAAAGACTACGTGGTTTCCATCAAGGGGCCGCTGACCACGCCGGTCGGCGGCGGCATCCGGTCGCTGAACGTGGCCCTGCGCCAGCAACTCGACCTGTACGTGTGCCTGCGTCCGGTGGCGTACTTCAAGGGCGTGCCGTCCCCGGTGCGCGAGCCCGAAAAGACCAACATGGTGATCTTCCGCGAGAACTCGGAAGACATCTATGCCGGCATCGAATACATGGCCGAAAGCGAGCAGGCCAAGGAGCTGATCCAGTTCCTGCAGACCAAGCTCGGCGTCAAGAAGATCCGTTTCCCCAACACCTCGTCCATCGGCATCAAGCCCGTGTCGCGCGAAGGCACCGAGCGCCTGGTGCGCAAGGCCGCCCAGTACGTCATCGACAACGACCGCTCGTCGCTGACGCTGGTGCACAAGGGCAACATCATGAAGTTCACCGAAGGGGGCTTCCGCGACTGGGGCTATGAGCTCCTGCAGAAGGAATTCGGCGCGCAACTGATCGACGGCGGCCCGTGGTGCAAATTCAAGAATCCGAAGACCGGCCGCGAGGTCATCGTCAAGGACGTGATTGCGGACGCCTTCCTGCAGCAGATCCTGCTGCGCCCGGCCGAATACGACGTCATCGCCACCCTGAACCTGAACGGCGACTACATCTCTGACGCGCTGGCCGCGCAGGTGGGGGGCATCGGCATCGCCCCGGGTGCTAACCTGTCCGATTCCGTGGCCATGTTCGAAGCCACCCACGGCACAGCGCCCAAGTACGCCGGCAAGGACTACGTGAACCCCGGTTCCGAGATCCTGTCCGCCGAAATGATGCTGCGCCACATGGGCTGGACCGAAGCCGCCGACCTCATCATCTCCAGCATGGAAAAGTCCATCCAGTCCAAGAAGGTCACGTACGACTTTGCCCGCCTGCTCGAAGGCGCGACGCAGGTGTCGTGCTCGGGCTTTGGCCAGGTGATGATCGAAAACATGTAA
- a CDS encoding c-type cytochrome, with amino-acid sequence MNRTMLALAGATLAISGAAAQAQDLAAGKAVFEKFNCASCHGADAKTAVDPAYPTLAGQHADYLAHALKAYKRGASGSAATANVRKNPIMGAFATQLSDQDISNVSAWLASLPSDLGVRR; translated from the coding sequence ATGAATCGCACCATGCTTGCCCTTGCGGGCGCGACCCTGGCCATCTCGGGCGCAGCCGCCCAGGCGCAGGACCTGGCGGCCGGCAAGGCCGTCTTCGAAAAATTCAATTGCGCATCCTGCCACGGCGCCGATGCCAAGACCGCGGTGGATCCCGCGTATCCCACGCTGGCCGGCCAGCATGCCGACTATCTGGCCCATGCCTTGAAGGCCTACAAGCGCGGCGCCTCCGGCAGCGCGGCCACGGCCAATGTGCGCAAGAACCCCATCATGGGCGCCTTCGCCACGCAACTGTCCGACCAGGACATCTCCAACGTGTCGGCCTGGCTGGCATCGCTGCCCAGCGACCTGGGCGTGCGCCGCTAA